In one Lolium rigidum isolate FL_2022 chromosome 3, APGP_CSIRO_Lrig_0.1, whole genome shotgun sequence genomic region, the following are encoded:
- the LOC124698689 gene encoding F-box/LRR-repeat protein At3g48880-like, producing MASPPVRPWGELQHDLLVAIMSRVGTPDLLSGGAPRACSAWWAAARDPFAWRRVDIRDWTALTSARRAAGTRATSTSVSVQDALAGVLEVAATRADGRMEAVLLPEFADEDHILFLAERSPNLQYFSFPTTCMTYDQFCKAIGKLQSLKGMAVDESLINYDALQHVHQCCPDFVELKVFALYVDDYMASIICDSLPRLKKLEIPNSDMSCAAIIKFLDCLEELEYMDISGYETSAISSTVLHKASRLKVFIWNSKFELGEFKDCSNCGEHSINPLEPCNCIMDHKVMDWLAGPSQAS from the exons ATGGCGTCGCCGCCGGTCCGGCCGTGGGGGGAGCTGCAGCACGATCTCCTTGTGGCGATTATGTCCCGCGTGGGCACCCCAGATCTACTTTCTGGCGGCGCTCCCCGTGCCTGCTCTGCGTGGTGGGCCGCAGCTCGCGACCCGTTCGCATGGCGCCGCGTTGATATCCGGGACTGGACAGCCCTGACCTCCGCCCGGCGCGCGGCTGGGACCCGTGCAACCAGCACAAGCGTATCGGTCCAGGACGCTCTCGCCGGCGTCCTTGAGGTCGCCGCAACGCGGGCAGATGGTCGGATGGAGGCTGTGCTCCTCCCTGAGTTTGCCGATGAAGACCACATCCTGTTCCTCGCTGAGAG GAGTCCGAATCTGCAATATTTCAGCTTTCCTACCACATGTATGACTTATGATCAGTTCTGTAAGGCGATAGGCAAACTTCAGTCACTTAAAGGCATGGCGGTGGATGAGAGTCTTATTAATTATGATGCCCTCCAACATGTGCATCAGTGTTGCCCAGACTTCGTGGAACTGAAAGTGTTTGCTCTTTATGTGGATGACTATATGGCCTCTATAATTTGTGACTCTCTTCCGCGTCTGAAGAAGCTTGAGATACCAAATTCTGATATGTCCTGTGCCGCAATAATAAAATTCCTTGACTGCCTGGAGGAGCTTGAGTATATGGATATATCAGGTTATGAGACTTCCGCGATCTCAAGTACTGTGCTCCATAAAGCTTCAAGGCTTAAGGTCTTTATCTGGAACTCAAAATTTGAGCTTGGAGAGTTCAAGGACTGCTCAAATTGTGGGGAACACTCTATTAATCCTCTAGAGCCGTGTAATTGCATCATGGATCACAAAGTCATGGACTGGCTGGCTGGACCGTCGCAAGCATCCTGA